The sequence GGTCCATCCAGCTGAGGCCGGTAACGGCCAGCGTGTCGCCGCCGGTGACGACGCGGCCCTCGGTGGCGAGGCGGGTGTAGGAGTAGTAGTACGACGCGTTGCCGCGGCCGGGGCCCTTCTGACTCAGGCCGCGATTCCCTTGCAGCACCATCGGCTTTTGCGGGCGCAGCGTCACGTCGATGGCCATCGTGTCGGTGGCCGCGCGCAGCCGCAGCGGGAAGGTGCGTGCCGAATCGACGCTGGCAATGGACCACGGGCCCAGCCACACCCGCAACGGATCGGCCTGCGCACCGGCGAGCCCGGCCGCAGCGCGGGCAAAGCGCTCGGCATCGGGCTGCACGCGGCGCTGCACGTCGCTAATGGCAAAATGGCCCATGTAAAACTGATCGGTGGCCCAGGGCGCGGCCGTCGTGTCGGGGTCGGCGGTGGAGGCGCGCCGTGTGGACGGGGCATCGGGCGGTGCCATTGCAATCCGGAAGAGCGTGAGCTCGTAGCCCACGTCGCGTCCGTTGGCGGTAGAGAGATTGCCCGTTACGTACCACCACTCGGTTTTGTAGCCGGGGTGCGGGCCGTGGTCTTCGGGGAATTGAAACGGACGCACCGTGGTGGCGCGCCGGTAGCCGGTGGTGTCGCCGGCCATGGCTTCGCTCACCGCTACCGACGTATCGAGGGGCGCGGGCTCTGCGCGGAGGAGAAAAAGGGCGGCCGCGCCCAATCCGAGGAGTCCAGCGAGAAGTATCCAGAAGCTGCGGGCCATCGGGCAGAGGATCGGTCGTGAGGAGGCATTGCAGCCATTGCACGCCGCACGGAAGCAAACGGCTCCTGGCAAGCGGCTATGTTTGGAGGTCTTTACAGTCTGGCGGTGCTACGACCGGGCGTCGATAGCGGCTCGCAAGACGGTATCGAAGGTGTCGGGAAAGCGGTGGCGCTGCTGCTCGGCGTACGCGGCCGCCCGCTCGCCCGCGGCCGCACGGGCCGAGGGATGGTCTTTCCAGTACCGGATGGCCTGTACGAGGGCGTCCGCGGTGGCTGCCGGGCATACCGTGCCCACCTCATGCTCGCGGATGGTGCGGGCGGCCTCGCTTGCATCGGGACCCAAAAACAGCGCCGGACGCCCTGCCGCCAGGACGCCGTACAGCTTGCTTGGCACCACAAGGCCCGTGAGGGCGGTTTCCATCGTGACGACATGCACGTCGGCCGCGCTTAGGCTCTCGGAAAGGCGGTCGAGCGGTTGAAACGGAAGAAACTGGACGTTGGCAAGGCCCCGCCGGGCCACGTCCTGCTGCAGGTCGTCCTTGCGCGGCCCGTCGCCCACCAGGAGAAACAGCACCTCCGGCGCGGTGGATTGAAGGCGTGCGGCGGCATCGAGCACGGCGTCGAAGGGATGCGCCAGCCCCATGTTGCCGGAGTACATGACCACGAAGCGGTCGCCCGAGGCGTGGGCAGCGCGAAATGAATTGTCGCGGTGCGGAACCGGACGCACGCCGTCCGGCGGCGGGTTGGGGCACACGCTGATGCGGGACGGGGCCAGCCCGCGCGCCAGCATCCGTTTGCGCATGCACCGGCCCACGGCCACGATGCGGTCGTGGCGGCGCAGGGCCGCGGTGGAGAGGCGGCGCATGACGTTGGCCAGCCCGCCGCCCGGCGCAATGACGCCCACCTGCTCGGCCACCTCGGGATACAGATCTTGCGCCCAATGCACGCGGGCCGCGCCCGTGGCACGCCCCAGCAGCGGGCCCAGCACCTTGAGCATCGGCGGGTCGGTCTTGGTGACGAGAACGTCTGGGCGGGGCAGCCGCAGGGCGCGCGCCACAAACGCCGGATAGAGCGACAGGTAGGCCCAGGCGCGGCGCAGCGTGCTGGCGCGGGTGAAACGTGCGGCGCCTACGCGCTCCACGCGCACGCGGTCGGCAGTCGTCTCGCTCGCAGGCGCGTCGGCGGGGCCTGTTAGCACGGTTACGCGCCACCCGCGCGCCACGAGGGCAGGGGCCAGCTGCGCCAAAACGGCACCGGTTGCGCCGCCGGCGGGTGGATACACGCGATTGACAAACAATACATGAGGCGTCGTCACAGAAGAGGTGCGGCAAGCGTTGGGACAAAGGATGCGCGCAAGCGATGAAGCCCTGCAGCGAGCATGCGTTCCCCACCCCACATCTTGCGCGGTTGCGGGGCCGTTGCATCAGTGTTTGGGGGGGGGCTGACGCCGTTCAGGAATGATTGGAAAAATGACGATGGCATGCCCCGGAAGCACGAGTTGTCTTTGAAGTGCACAGGGCGAATCCAAGTTGCTTCATACAATGGCTCTGTCAGTACGTCTCGCTGATCGCAATGTGCGGCGGATTTTGCTCGCTTGTGGAGATTGCCACGTCATTCGCATCTGCTCACTCCTCGCAATGACACCTTTGGTTGATGAAAAATGCAGCGTTGATGGTTCAAATGGCCTTTCGGGGTGGTCTGCCCAGCTGCACGCGCAACGCACCAGAGCAGCATAAAGCAGTGTGTCATCTCGAGGAACGACCGGAGGAAGTGACGCGGGGGCCAAAGGTCATGCCGTAGGTGCGATCTCCATGTACAGGAATCAACGCCCCATTGCGGAGATTGCCGCGTCGTTCGCATCTGCTCACTCCTCGCAATGACATTGCAGGGTCCGCGAAAAGACGCGCGTCGATGGTTCAAATAGCCGTTCGGGGTGGTCTGCCCAACTGCACGCCCAACGCACCAAAGCAGCAGCTCCGTCCTTGTCATCGCAAGGACTGAGGAGCCTTGGTCATGCCACTGGTGCGGACGTGAAGGACGCAGGGGCAGGACGTCATGCCGTAGGTGCGATCTTCATGTACGAATGTGTGCGGACGGAAGCGCTTGCAGAGGCCGGTTCCATCTTGTATACTTTGGCACACCGCACGTTTTCCACAACATCTGCTGAGTTTATGGACCGACGCGACTTCGCGAAGACAGCCGCCCTGGGCGCGCTGGGTGCCACCGCCATTGGATGCAGCGACGATGCGTCTACGTCGCCCGATGCCCCCGCGGTACAAACCCAACCACAGGTACGCTGGCGCCTCGCCTCAAGCTTCACCGAGTCGCTGGGCATTCTGTACGGAGCGGCCGAGGTATTGGCCGAACGCGTGTCGGCGTTGACGGGCGGGCGCTTCCAAATTCGCCCGTACGCTGCCGGCGAGCTGGTGCCCGCGTTTGAGGTGCTGGGGGCCGTGCAAAACGGCATCGTGCAGATGGGCCACAGCGCGAGCTACTACTTCGTCGGCAAAAACCCGGCGCTCGCGTTTGATGCGACCGTTCCGTTTGGCCTCACGGCGCGGCAGTACAACGCCTGGTGGTACCACGGCGGGGGGAAGGACCTGATGCGCGCGCTCTTTTCCGACTTTAACATTTACAACCTGCCCGGCGGCAACACGGGCATGCAAATGGGCGGATGGTTCAAGCAGCCGATTACGTCGATGGACGACATGCAGGGGCTGCGCATGCGCATTCCGGGGCTGGGCGGCAAGGTGATGAACCGGCTCGGCGTAAACGTGCAACAGATCGCGGGCGGCGAGGTGTACCCGGCGCTGGAGCGCGGCACCGTGGATGCGGTGGAGTGGGTGGGGCCGTACGACGATAAGCAACTCGGCTTTCATGAGATTGCGTCCTACTACCACTATCCGGGCTGGTGGGAGCCGGGGCCCGCGCTCACGTTCTACGTGAATCGCTCGGACTGGGACGCCCTGCCGACGGCGTATCAGGAGGCCCTGACGGCGGCCGCAGATGTCGCCAACGTGCAGATGCTCGCGCGCTACGATCAGGCGAATCCGAAGGCGCTGGAGGACCTGGTGCAGTTGGGCGTTACGCTGCAGCGCTTTCCGAACGCGGTGATGCGCGCGGCCGAGGACGCAACAGCGGCCATTCTGGAAGAACAAGCCGCCCAAAGTCCGCAGTACCGAACGATCTACGACAGCTACACGCAGTTTCGCAGCGATGTGTACCGTTGGTTCGAGATGTCGGAGCTGGCGTACGGATCGTTTGCTTTCCCGCAGCCCGGCGCAGACGCGTCGGCGTGAGGCCCGGCTCGGTTCATAGAAACAACAGCCCCAACGGATGAAACGCTGGTTACAGCTTGCATCGGCCATTGACCGGTTCACCGAGGCCGTGGGCCGCGTGCTTTGGGCGTTGGTGCTCGTCATGATTGCGGCCGGCGCGTACAGCGCCTTGGCCCGCTACACCGATCCGGTGACGGGCTGGAATTTGAGCTCAAACCGATGGGTGGAGCTGCAGTGGTATGCCTTCGCGGCGGTCTTTTTGCTCGGCGCGGCGTACGGGCTGCGCCACGATGCCCACGTGCGGGTGGATGTCGGGTATGCGTGGTGCAGCACGCGCACAAAGGCCTGGATCAACCTGATGGGCACGCTTCTTTTCCTGGGGCCGTTTTGCGTTCTGATGATTGACTATTCGTGGCCGATGGTATACAACGCTTGGGCCACCTGGGAGCAATCGCCCGACCCCGGCGGCTTGCCGCGCTACCCCATCAAAACCGTGATTCCGGTGGCGTTTGGGTTGCTGCTGGTGCAGGGCGCGGCCGTCGTCATTCGCCACGTGGCCTACCTGCGCGGCCGACTGCCCGCCGACAAGGTCCCGATGCTCGCGGGCGACTGACAGCCCTTCGCTGCTCATTTCACCAACCCGTACCCTAACGTATGCCCGCTGATTGGTTGGCACCGCTCATGTTTGTGGGCGCGCTGGTTATCATCTTTTTCGGATATCCGGTGGCGTTTGCGCTGGCCGCTACGGCGCTTCTTTTTGCCGGCGTTGGCGCGCAACTGGGCGCGTTCGATCCGGCGCTGCTGATGGCGCTGCCCAACCGCGTGTTTGGCATCATGTCCAATTACGTGTTGCTGGCGGTGCCTTTCTTCATTTTCATGGGCACGATGCTGGAGAAGTCGGACCTGGCCAGAGACCTGCTTACCGCCATCGGCGATCTGTTTGGGACGCTGCGGGGCGGGCTGGCGCTGGCTGTGGTGTTTGTGGGCGCGATGCTCGCGGCGGCCACGGGCGTGGTGGGCGCTTCGGTGGTGGCGATGGGCCTCATCTCGCTTCCCATCATGCTGCAGTACAACTACTCCGCGCGGCTGTCGACCGGCGTGATTACCGCCGCGGGCACGTTGGGGCAAATCATTCCGCCCAGCATCGTCCTGATTGTGCTCGCCGATCAGCTTGGCATTTCGGTGGGCGACCTGTTTATGGGGGCGCTGGTGCCGGGCGTGTCGCTGGCGGGCTGCTACGCGCTGTACGTGGGAGGTGTCGCGCTGGTGCGCCCCGAGGCGGCGCCCGCGCTTCCACCAAGCGAGCGGACCGACGCGGTGGGGGCGTTGCTGCGCCGCGTGGTGCTGGTGCTGCTGCCGCCGCTTGGCCTCATCGCGCTGGTGCTGGGAAGCATCTTTGCGGGCATTGCCACGCCCACCGAGGCCGGCGCGCTGGGGGCAGTGGGGGCGACCGGGCTGGCAGCGGCCAACGGCCGGCTCTCGTGGGCCGCGCTGCGCGATACGATGGACGAGACCACGCGCCTGACCACCATGGTGATGTTCATCCTGGTGGGGTCTACGGCGTTTTCGCTGGTCTTTCGCGGGCTGGGCGGCGACTTCTGGATCGAAGGGCTGCTCACCGGGCTGCCGGGCGGGCTGGTTGGCTTTTTGATCCTCACCAACCTCGCCATCTTCGTGCTGGGCTTCTTCATCGACTTCTTCGAGATTGCGTTTATCCTCGTGCCGCTGCTCGCGGTGCCCGCGGCCGATGTGCTGGTGCCTGCCGTGGCCGCTACGCCCGACGCGGCCCTCGTGTGGTTTGGCGTGATGATTGGCATGAACCTGCAAACCTCCTTCCTCACGCCGCCCTTCGGCTTTGCCCTGTTCTACCTTCGCGGCGTTGCGCCCGACGACGTATCAACCACGCAAATCTACCGGGGCGTCATCCCCTTCATCCTCATCCAGCTTGTGGGACTGGCGCTTCTCATGCTGTTTCCGGGGCTGGTCACATGGGCGCTCTAAGCCGGAGGTGCAACCATTGCCAGGCGCAGGCGGTTGAGGTTCCGGCTGTTTACCATCGTTTTACTGACCTTCGCCCATCGCCCGTATGTCTGATGCTGCGCCGCTCACTGCCACCGAGCAAGAGCTCATCGAGGAGTTTGGCAATATTTACGAGTCGTACGGGCTAAAGCGGCTGCAGGGACTGATTGTAGGGCTGCTGCTCACGCAAGACGATCCGGCATCGCTCGACGACATGGTGGCCCTCCTGAACCACTCGAAGGGGCCCATCTCCATCGCGGTGCGGCGCCTGGCCGATATTGGACTGGTGCGTAAGGTGAACGGCCCCATCAACCGGCGCAACTACTACGCCGCGCACCCCGATATCTTCTACAACAACTTCAAGTTCAACATGGCCACGGTGCGCAAAAACCGCGCACTGGCCGAACGCCTGCTCAACCGCATTGCGGCCGAGGGACGGGCGCACCAATCCGCTACCGCCGACAACCTGGAGCACATGCTCCGCTTCTATCAGCTGATGGAATCGTTCTACCAGGACTTCTCGGACGAGTGGGCCAAGGTGAAGGCCGAGCGGCGGGCCGCGGCCAATGGCGAAGCGTAGCGGGCGTCAACGAGCGGTGCGTGCTCCGGAAAAGGCGCCGAATGAAGTTCAGCACGGCAGCGTCTCGTTGAACGCATGTTGCACGTCAGTGCATTTCCGTGCACGACCCCCAAACAGCGAACGCCCCGGTGCGCCGCGTTGGGCACATGCGGGGCGTGTTTGTTGGTGCGAAAGGGGGGACTCGAACCCCCACGGGATACAATCCCACAAGATCCTAAATCTTGCGCGTCTGCCAATTCCGCCACTTTCGCAACGCGTAGCGCGCCGTTCTCCGCGCGCCGCCGTTGCCTTATTCTTGCATTCGGAGGCGGTTCCCGTGGATCTGTAAAGCGCCCGTGGAGTACAGACCACCGTTTGCGTACGCAACTGCTCTGCTTATCTGTTGCCACCCTGTATGCGTTTCCGACTGATTGTTGCAGCGCTTGGCCTGCTGGCGGTTTACGCGATGCCCGCTCACGCCCAAGACCCGTACGCCCGCCGCACGATCTACGAGATCGATCCGGATACCGTGCAGGCCCGCCGCTTCGATGACGGCCGCATGTGGACGTTCAACAGCCCGCCGCTCGGCTACCTCGAGGCGCGCTATAGCATCGAGCCGTCGCAGGACTGGCTGACGCATGCACGGATGGGCGCGCTGCGCATCCCGGGCTGCACGGCATCGTTTGTGTCGGCGCACGGCCTGATGCTCACCAACCACCACTGCGGGCGTAGCCATGCCGCCGCGGTGGCGCGCCCGGACGAACGCATCTTGCGCGACGGATTCTATGCCGAGCGCCTGTCTGCCGAGCGCCGCGTGCCGGGGCTCTACGCCGATCAACTGGTGGCCGTGAACGATGTGACGGCGACGGTGCAGGCCGCCCTCGATAGTGCCGAGACGGATGCCGAACGCGCCGCGGCCCGCGAGGCGGTGTTTGCCCGCCTCAGTGCCCGGTTCACGGAAAATGTGGGCGCCGGCGACGAAGATTATCGCACCGAAATCACCGCGCTGTACGACGGCGGCCGCTATGTCGCACACACCTATCGCCGCTACACCGACGTCCGGCTGGTCTTCATCCCTGAGCTTGACGTGGGCTACTTTGGAGGCGACACCGACAACTTTACGTATCCGCGCTACACGCTCGATATGTCGCTCTTTCGCGTGTACAACGAGGCGGGCGAGCCGGTGGAGCCGACGCACTTCTTTCCGTGGAGCCGCCAGGGCGCGCGGCCCGGCGATCCGGTATTCGTGGTGGGCAACCCGGGCAGCACCTTGCGGCTGGAAACCTACGAACAGCTGCTCTTTCGGCGCGACGTGCAAGACGTCGGGCTCCTTCGCTTCCTGCAGTCGCGCATCGCAGCCATACAGGCCTATCAGTCTGCGGCGGCCGACACAAGCGCCGACGTGCAAAACAAGCTCTTTGGCCTGCAGAACGCCCGAAAGCTGTATAACGGACGCGTGGAGGCGCTTCGCGACGCCTACTACATGACGCGCATCCAGCGCAAAGACGAGGCGTTTCAGCGGGCCATTCGGGCCGATTCCAGTTTGCAGGCGCGCTTCGGCGGGCTCTTTCAACGGATGGCTGCTATCCAACAAGAAAAGCGCAGCTATGCGGCGTCGTATCGTGCCTTTTTGGCGCTGACGAGCTCGTACGCGTCGGCTACGCTGCGGCGGGCGTTGTTTGCGTATCAGATGGAACGGGGCGGCGGCGCCGGCTCGGCACAGCGCGAACGGCTCATGCAGCAGTTTCGCCGGGTGGCGGCGCAGCCGGCCGAGCTCGACCGCGAACTGCTCGCGGCCCGCTTGCACGACGTCGTGGAGGCGTTTGGTGCACAAGATAGCCTGGTACAAACGATTCTTGATGGCCGCACGCCACAGGCCGCGGCCCGAGCTATCGTCGCGCGCTCGGCGTGGGGCGACTCCGCCTCGGCGGCCGCGGCGCTGCAAGGCCCGTTGCCCGCGCAAGATCCGGCGCTCGCGCTCGTCGAGGCCATGTATCCGCGCTACCAGGCGTTTCGGAGTGCCTGGGCGGGCTTGCAAGCGCGGCAGCGTGAGGTGGCCCGGCAGCTTGGACGCGCCCGCTACGCCGTGTACGGCGACAACGTGCCCCCCGATGCCACCTTCACGCTGCGCCTCTCCGATGGCGTGGTCCAAGGATACCCGTACAACGGCACCGCAGCGCCGCCCTTTACCACCTACTACGGCATGCTCAGCCATCATCACGCCTTCGCGGGCGAGGCATGGGATCTTCCGCCACGGTGGAAAGCGCCCCCCGCGTCGTTTAATCCGGAGACGCCGCTCAACCTGGTCTCCACCAACGACATTACCGGTGGCAACTCCGGCTCGCCGCTGCTCAACGCCAACCTGGAGCTGGTTGGGCTGGTCTTTGATGGCAACATCGAGAGCCTCGCGGGCGACTTCATCTTCCTGCCGGGACAGATGCGGACGATCGCGGTTGATGTGCGGGGCATGCTCGAAGCCCTCAGTGCCATCTACAGCGCCGACCGCATCACGCACGAGGTGACCGGCCAGGCGTTCTATCGCAGCGAGGCGGCCGTACCCACGCCGCCCACCGTATCGGCCCCGTAGCGCCTCGTGCATCGTCTTTTGCTGTTTGATAGCTTTGCGCCCTTATGATCCAATCCACGTCGGTTCGCCTCGGAGCTGCTCTGTTGACGGCCTGGTTGCTTGTGCTGGGGTGTGGCCCCTCGCGCGAGACGGTGGTCGTCACGCAGCGCCCGGAACCCATCCCCTCAACGGAGACGCCTGCCGACCGCACCGCGGAGCCCGGGCTGCAGGTGCCTGCGCCGTACGATACCGTGAAGGCGCGGCGCTTCGATCGGGGCCGCATGTGGACGTTTGATACGCCGCCGGTGGACTACCTCAAGGCGCGGTACAGGCTCACGGCCGATTCGGCATGGC comes from Salisaeta longa DSM 21114 and encodes:
- a CDS encoding TRAP transporter small permease subunit, which produces MKRWLQLASAIDRFTEAVGRVLWALVLVMIAAGAYSALARYTDPVTGWNLSSNRWVELQWYAFAAVFLLGAAYGLRHDAHVRVDVGYAWCSTRTKAWINLMGTLLFLGPFCVLMIDYSWPMVYNAWATWEQSPDPGGLPRYPIKTVIPVAFGLLLVQGAAVVIRHVAYLRGRLPADKVPMLAGD
- a CDS encoding S46 family peptidase — translated: MRFRLIVAALGLLAVYAMPAHAQDPYARRTIYEIDPDTVQARRFDDGRMWTFNSPPLGYLEARYSIEPSQDWLTHARMGALRIPGCTASFVSAHGLMLTNHHCGRSHAAAVARPDERILRDGFYAERLSAERRVPGLYADQLVAVNDVTATVQAALDSAETDAERAAAREAVFARLSARFTENVGAGDEDYRTEITALYDGGRYVAHTYRRYTDVRLVFIPELDVGYFGGDTDNFTYPRYTLDMSLFRVYNEAGEPVEPTHFFPWSRQGARPGDPVFVVGNPGSTLRLETYEQLLFRRDVQDVGLLRFLQSRIAAIQAYQSAAADTSADVQNKLFGLQNARKLYNGRVEALRDAYYMTRIQRKDEAFQRAIRADSSLQARFGGLFQRMAAIQQEKRSYAASYRAFLALTSSYASATLRRALFAYQMERGGGAGSAQRERLMQQFRRVAAQPAELDRELLAARLHDVVEAFGAQDSLVQTILDGRTPQAAARAIVARSAWGDSASAAAALQGPLPAQDPALALVEAMYPRYQAFRSAWAGLQARQREVARQLGRARYAVYGDNVPPDATFTLRLSDGVVQGYPYNGTAAPPFTTYYGMLSHHHAFAGEAWDLPPRWKAPPASFNPETPLNLVSTNDITGGNSGSPLLNANLELVGLVFDGNIESLAGDFIFLPGQMRTIAVDVRGMLEALSAIYSADRITHEVTGQAFYRSEAAVPTPPTVSAP
- a CDS encoding TRAP transporter substrate-binding protein, translating into MDRRDFAKTAALGALGATAIGCSDDASTSPDAPAVQTQPQVRWRLASSFTESLGILYGAAEVLAERVSALTGGRFQIRPYAAGELVPAFEVLGAVQNGIVQMGHSASYYFVGKNPALAFDATVPFGLTARQYNAWWYHGGGKDLMRALFSDFNIYNLPGGNTGMQMGGWFKQPITSMDDMQGLRMRIPGLGGKVMNRLGVNVQQIAGGEVYPALERGTVDAVEWVGPYDDKQLGFHEIASYYHYPGWWEPGPALTFYVNRSDWDALPTAYQEALTAAADVANVQMLARYDQANPKALEDLVQLGVTLQRFPNAVMRAAEDATAAILEEQAAQSPQYRTIYDSYTQFRSDVYRWFEMSELAYGSFAFPQPGADASA
- a CDS encoding TRAP transporter large permease encodes the protein MPADWLAPLMFVGALVIIFFGYPVAFALAATALLFAGVGAQLGAFDPALLMALPNRVFGIMSNYVLLAVPFFIFMGTMLEKSDLARDLLTAIGDLFGTLRGGLALAVVFVGAMLAAATGVVGASVVAMGLISLPIMLQYNYSARLSTGVITAAGTLGQIIPPSIVLIVLADQLGISVGDLFMGALVPGVSLAGCYALYVGGVALVRPEAAPALPPSERTDAVGALLRRVVLVLLPPLGLIALVLGSIFAGIATPTEAGALGAVGATGLAAANGRLSWAALRDTMDETTRLTTMVMFILVGSTAFSLVFRGLGGDFWIEGLLTGLPGGLVGFLILTNLAIFVLGFFIDFFEIAFILVPLLAVPAADVLVPAVAATPDAALVWFGVMIGMNLQTSFLTPPFGFALFYLRGVAPDDVSTTQIYRGVIPFILIQLVGLALLMLFPGLVTWAL
- a CDS encoding GbsR/MarR family transcriptional regulator, yielding MSDAAPLTATEQELIEEFGNIYESYGLKRLQGLIVGLLLTQDDPASLDDMVALLNHSKGPISIAVRRLADIGLVRKVNGPINRRNYYAAHPDIFYNNFKFNMATVRKNRALAERLLNRIAAEGRAHQSATADNLEHMLRFYQLMESFYQDFSDEWAKVKAERRAAANGEA
- a CDS encoding glycosyltransferase family 4 protein; the protein is MYPPAGGATGAVLAQLAPALVARGWRVTVLTGPADAPASETTADRVRVERVGAARFTRASTLRRAWAYLSLYPAFVARALRLPRPDVLVTKTDPPMLKVLGPLLGRATGAARVHWAQDLYPEVAEQVGVIAPGGGLANVMRRLSTAALRRHDRIVAVGRCMRKRMLARGLAPSRISVCPNPPPDGVRPVPHRDNSFRAAHASGDRFVVMYSGNMGLAHPFDAVLDAAARLQSTAPEVLFLLVGDGPRKDDLQQDVARRGLANVQFLPFQPLDRLSESLSAADVHVVTMETALTGLVVPSKLYGVLAAGRPALFLGPDASEAARTIREHEVGTVCPAATADALVQAIRYWKDHPSARAAAGERAAAYAEQQRHRFPDTFDTVLRAAIDARS
- a CDS encoding lipocalin-like domain-containing protein; this encodes MARSFWILLAGLLGLGAAALFLLRAEPAPLDTSVAVSEAMAGDTTGYRRATTVRPFQFPEDHGPHPGYKTEWWYVTGNLSTANGRDVGYELTLFRIAMAPPDAPSTRRASTADPDTTAAPWATDQFYMGHFAISDVQRRVQPDAERFARAAAGLAGAQADPLRVWLGPWSIASVDSARTFPLRLRAATDTMAIDVTLRPQKPMVLQGNRGLSQKGPGRGNASYYYSYTRLATEGRVVTGGDTLAVTGLSWMDREWSTSALGANQVGWDWFALQLDSGYDLMYYQLRTASGRPSRFSEGAWVDPSAQKTSLTREEVALTVLDTWTTPDGARTYPVTWRLQVPGQQLDLTVDARFPNQELTTSVRYWEGAVRVTGTQGGVPVRGTGYVELTGYGEQTGRIAP